One stretch of Streptomyces sp. NBC_00443 DNA includes these proteins:
- a CDS encoding GNAT family N-acetyltransferase, translating to MSTTDIGTFTVRPLDPLKDAELLHRWVTDPKAAFWMMQDAKLQDVEREYMRIAAHEHHHAYLGLHGGEPAFLMEKYDPRYVELVGLYDPEPGDVGMHFLVAPTDRPISGFTRAVITAVMEELFADPRTRRVVVEPDVSNKAVHALNEAVGFVPEREIDKPEKRALLSFCTRAQFLAARGVAV from the coding sequence ATGAGCACCACAGACATCGGCACGTTCACCGTCCGCCCGCTCGACCCCCTGAAGGACGCCGAGCTGCTGCACCGCTGGGTCACCGACCCCAAGGCGGCCTTCTGGATGATGCAGGACGCGAAACTCCAGGACGTCGAGCGCGAGTACATGCGCATCGCGGCGCACGAGCACCACCACGCGTACCTGGGCCTGCACGGGGGCGAACCGGCCTTCCTGATGGAGAAGTACGACCCCCGGTACGTCGAACTGGTCGGCCTGTACGACCCCGAGCCCGGCGATGTCGGCATGCACTTCCTGGTCGCCCCCACCGACCGCCCGATCAGCGGCTTCACCAGGGCCGTCATCACCGCCGTGATGGAAGAGCTGTTCGCCGACCCGCGCACCCGCCGGGTCGTCGTGGAGCCCGACGTGAGCAACAAGGCCGTGCACGCGCTGAACGAGGCCGTCGGCTTCGTGCCCGAACGTGAGATCGACAAGCCGGAGAAGCGCGCGCTGCTGAGCTTCTGCACGCGCGCACAGTTCCTGGCCG
- a CDS encoding lysine N(6)-hydroxylase/L-ornithine N(5)-oxygenase family protein: MTARPENPTRTHDFVGIGLGPFNLGLACLTEPIDELDGVFLESKPDFEWHAGMFLDGAHLQTPFMSDLVTLADPTSPYSFLNYLKEKGRLYSFYIRENFYPLRIEYDDYCRWAANKLSSIRFSTTVAEVTYEDDLYVVTTSAGDTYRARHLVLGTGTPPFIPEACQGLGGDFIHNSRYLQNKAELQKKESITLVGSGQSAAEIYYDLLSEIDVHGYRLNWVTRSPRFFPLEYTKLTLEMTSPEYVDYFRELPEATRYRLTAEQKGLFKGIDGDLINEIFDLLYQKNLGGPVPTRLLTNSSLNGATYENGTYTLSFRQEEQHKDFDLDSQGLVLATGYKYAEPEFLAPVKDRLVYDSQGNFDVARNYAVDVTGRGVFLQNAGVHTHSITSPDLGMGPYRNAYIIRELLGTDYYPVEKTIAFQEFSV; the protein is encoded by the coding sequence TCTGACCGAGCCGATCGACGAGCTCGACGGCGTCTTCCTGGAGTCGAAGCCCGACTTCGAGTGGCACGCGGGCATGTTCCTGGACGGCGCGCACCTCCAGACCCCGTTCATGTCGGACCTGGTCACCCTGGCCGACCCGACCTCGCCGTACTCCTTCCTGAACTACCTGAAGGAGAAGGGCCGGCTGTACTCGTTCTACATCCGGGAGAACTTCTACCCGCTGCGGATCGAGTACGACGACTACTGCCGCTGGGCGGCCAACAAGCTGAGCAGCATCCGCTTCAGCACGACGGTCGCCGAGGTGACGTACGAGGACGACCTGTACGTCGTGACGACGAGCGCCGGTGACACCTACCGCGCCCGTCACCTGGTCCTCGGCACCGGCACCCCGCCCTTCATACCCGAGGCCTGCCAGGGCCTGGGCGGCGACTTCATCCACAACTCCCGCTATCTGCAGAACAAGGCGGAGCTGCAGAAGAAGGAGTCGATCACGCTGGTGGGCTCCGGGCAGTCCGCGGCGGAGATCTACTACGACCTGCTCAGCGAGATCGACGTCCACGGCTACCGGCTGAACTGGGTCACCCGCTCCCCGCGCTTCTTCCCGCTGGAGTACACCAAGCTCACGCTGGAGATGACGTCGCCGGAGTACGTCGACTACTTCCGCGAGCTGCCGGAGGCGACCCGCTACCGCCTCACCGCCGAGCAGAAGGGCCTGTTCAAGGGCATCGACGGCGACCTGATCAACGAGATCTTCGACCTGCTCTACCAGAAGAACCTCGGCGGCCCGGTCCCCACCCGACTGCTCACCAACTCCTCGCTGAACGGGGCGACGTACGAGAACGGCACGTACACGCTGTCCTTCCGCCAGGAGGAGCAGCACAAGGACTTCGACCTCGACTCGCAGGGCCTGGTGCTGGCCACCGGTTACAAGTACGCCGAGCCGGAGTTCCTCGCGCCCGTCAAGGACCGCCTGGTCTACGACTCGCAGGGCAACTTCGACGTCGCCCGCAACTACGCCGTCGACGTCACCGGCCGCGGTGTCTTCCTGCAGAACGCCGGTGTCCACACGCACAGCATCACGAGCCCGGACCTGGGCATGGGCCCGTACCGGAACGCGTACATCATCCGCGAGCTGCTCGGTACCGATTACTACCCGGTCGAGAAGACGATCGCGTTCCAGGAGTTCTCCGTATGA